The proteins below come from a single Plantactinospora sp. KBS50 genomic window:
- the lysS gene encoding lysine--tRNA ligase → MRIRREKRDRLLAHGIEPYPVGFPRTATLAEIRARYAELPTDTASGDTAAVTGRIIFLRNTGKLCFATLRDGDGTELQAMISLNGVGAERLEDWKRQVDLGDHVGVTGEVITSRRGELSVLAQSWTLTAKALRPLPVAHKPMSEETRVRQRYVDLIMRPAARETVRTRAAVVRSLRDSLHERGFLEVETPMLQLIQGGATARPFVTHSNALDTDLYLRIAPELFLKRCVVGGIERVFEINRNFRNEGVDSSHSPEFAMLEAYQAYGDYDTMAVLIRELVQAAATAVAGSHVVTHADGTEFDLGGQWRSVTLFGSLSDALGEEVTVRTDRPRLVQYAEKVGLAVDPKWGPGKLAEELFEELVVPGLREPTFVRDYPEETSPLTRAHRSEPGLTEKWDLYVLGFELGTAYSELVDPVVQRERLVAQARLAAGGDAEAMQLDEDFLRALEYGMPPSGGMGFGIDRLLMALTGLGIRETILFPLVRAE, encoded by the coding sequence ATGCGGATCCGTCGGGAGAAGCGGGACCGGCTGCTGGCCCACGGCATCGAGCCATATCCGGTCGGTTTCCCGCGTACCGCGACTCTCGCCGAGATCCGTGCGCGTTACGCGGAGCTGCCGACCGACACGGCGAGTGGGGACACGGCGGCGGTAACCGGTCGGATCATCTTCCTGCGGAACACCGGAAAGCTGTGCTTCGCCACGTTGCGCGACGGCGACGGTACGGAACTGCAGGCAATGATCTCGCTCAACGGGGTGGGCGCCGAGCGGCTGGAGGATTGGAAGCGTCAGGTTGACCTCGGTGATCATGTCGGGGTTACCGGTGAGGTGATCACCAGCCGTCGGGGTGAATTGTCGGTGCTGGCGCAATCCTGGACACTCACGGCGAAGGCGTTGCGTCCGCTTCCGGTGGCGCACAAGCCGATGAGCGAGGAGACGCGCGTTCGGCAGCGTTATGTGGATCTCATCATGCGCCCGGCGGCCCGGGAGACCGTCCGTACCCGGGCCGCGGTAGTACGGAGCCTGCGGGATTCCTTGCACGAGCGCGGGTTCCTTGAGGTGGAAACGCCGATGTTGCAGTTGATCCAGGGCGGGGCCACCGCCCGGCCTTTCGTGACACACAGCAATGCGTTGGACACGGATCTGTATCTTCGAATCGCGCCTGAGCTGTTTTTGAAGCGATGCGTGGTAGGTGGCATCGAGCGGGTCTTCGAGATCAACCGCAACTTCCGCAACGAGGGTGTGGACTCCTCGCACTCGCCCGAGTTCGCGATGCTGGAGGCGTACCAGGCCTACGGCGACTACGACACCATGGCCGTGTTGATCCGGGAACTGGTGCAGGCCGCCGCCACGGCGGTGGCCGGGTCGCATGTGGTGACGCACGCCGATGGCACCGAGTTCGACCTGGGTGGCCAGTGGCGGTCGGTGACGCTGTTCGGTTCGCTCTCGGATGCGCTCGGTGAGGAGGTCACCGTCCGTACGGACCGCCCCCGTCTGGTTCAGTACGCCGAGAAGGTGGGTCTGGCCGTGGACCCGAAGTGGGGTCCGGGCAAGCTCGCCGAGGAGCTGTTCGAGGAACTTGTCGTGCCGGGTCTGCGGGAGCCGACGTTCGTCCGGGATTATCCGGAGGAGACCAGCCCGCTGACCCGGGCGCACCGGTCGGAGCCCGGCCTGACCGAGAAATGGGACCTCTACGTGCTGGGATTCGAACTCGGCACGGCGTACTCGGAGTTGGTCGACCCCGTGGTCCAGCGCGAGCGGCTGGTCGCCCAGGCGCGGCTGGCGGCCGGCGGTGACGCGGAGGCAATGCAGTTGGACGAGGACTTCCTGCGGGCGTTGGAGTACGGAATGCCGCCCAGCGGGGGCATGGGATTTGGAATCGACCGGCTCCTCATGGCGCTCACCGGCCTAGGAATTCGGGAAACCATCCTGTTCCCCTTAGTGCGCGCGGAGTAG
- a CDS encoding ABC transporter permease — protein sequence MADPAERAMNPIQQAVVWLNDPLNWTNPDGILDRLGEHLYLSAAAVALGCLVAWPIGLWLGHTGRGGGLVVLLSNVTLAIPTIALLTLLPLTFLGFGRPPVIIALAVFAVPPLLANAYTGVREVDPEARDAARGMGLSGGQLLRRVELPLAVPYLAAGFRTAAVQVVATAALASFVNGGGLGQIISAGFGLSIAVGGGQILAGGLLVAALALLVELLLGIVERLVTPPPLRRARRRADRRAQSATAGG from the coding sequence GTGGCTGACCCGGCGGAGCGTGCGATGAACCCGATCCAACAGGCGGTGGTCTGGCTCAACGACCCGCTCAACTGGACCAACCCGGACGGCATCCTCGACCGGCTCGGCGAGCACCTGTACCTGTCCGCCGCGGCGGTCGCGCTCGGCTGCCTGGTGGCCTGGCCCATCGGGCTGTGGCTCGGGCACACCGGCCGGGGCGGCGGGCTCGTGGTGCTGCTGTCCAACGTGACCCTGGCGATCCCGACCATCGCGCTGCTCACGCTGCTGCCGCTGACCTTCCTCGGCTTCGGCCGGCCTCCCGTGATCATCGCGCTGGCCGTCTTCGCCGTGCCGCCGCTGCTGGCCAACGCGTACACCGGGGTGCGGGAGGTGGACCCGGAGGCGCGGGACGCGGCCCGGGGCATGGGTCTGTCCGGCGGCCAACTGCTGCGCCGGGTGGAGTTGCCGCTCGCGGTGCCGTACCTGGCTGCCGGTTTCCGTACCGCGGCCGTGCAGGTGGTGGCCACCGCGGCGCTGGCGTCGTTCGTGAACGGCGGTGGGCTCGGCCAGATCATCAGCGCCGGCTTCGGCCTGAGCATCGCGGTGGGCGGCGGCCAGATCCTGGCCGGCGGGCTGCTGGTGGCCGCCCTGGCGCTGCTGGTGGAACTGCTGCTCGGCATCGTCGAGCGGCTCGTCACGCCGCCGCCGCTGCGGCGCGCCCGGCGCCGCGCCGATCGCCGCGCCCAGTCCGCCACCGCCGGCGGCTGA
- a CDS encoding Lsr2 family protein, with protein sequence MAKQIIHKLVDDLDGGDADETVKFSLDGVQYEIDLSKKNAGKLRDLFAPYLAAGTKVGRGGVVVGGRAARGRGSATADREQNKAIRAWAKREGREISDRGRIPQEIVDEYHAKAGR encoded by the coding sequence GTGGCCAAGCAGATCATTCACAAGTTGGTCGATGACCTCGACGGCGGAGACGCCGACGAGACCGTCAAGTTCTCGCTCGACGGTGTTCAGTACGAGATCGACCTCTCGAAGAAGAACGCCGGCAAATTGCGCGACCTGTTCGCTCCGTACCTCGCGGCAGGCACGAAGGTTGGCCGCGGGGGCGTGGTTGTCGGTGGACGCGCCGCGCGTGGCCGGGGCAGTGCCACCGCGGACCGTGAGCAGAACAAGGCGATCCGGGCATGGGCCAAGCGGGAAGGCCGCGAGATTTCCGATCGTGGCCGGATTCCGCAGGAGATTGTTGACGAGTACCACGCCAAGGCCGGGCGCTGA
- a CDS encoding Rossmann-like and DUF2520 domain-containing protein — protein sequence MSASPRPRPAAPREPAASAVSPRPPGSPRTIGVIGAGRVGAVLGSALAAAGHRVVAAAGVSAAARRRITELLPAAANRPADEVARLARDILILAVPDDALAGVVGGLARTGALHGGQVVAHTSGAHGLAVLSPATAVGARPLALHPAMTFTGTADDLARLPGVSYGVTAPDGLRPLAARLVADLGGVPEWIAEDDRPMYHAALAHGANHLVTLVNEAVDRLRDAGVADPARVLAPLLGAALDNALRLGDAALTGPVSRGDAGTVARHLDRLAASAPESVPAYLALARRTAGRAIDAGRLRPVDAVALLEVLADRQRETVA from the coding sequence ATGAGCGCATCGCCGCGCCCGCGGCCGGCCGCCCCGCGCGAGCCCGCCGCCTCCGCCGTATCCCCACGCCCGCCGGGTTCGCCCCGCACGATCGGGGTGATCGGCGCGGGTCGGGTAGGTGCCGTGCTCGGCTCCGCACTGGCCGCCGCCGGACACCGGGTGGTCGCCGCCGCGGGCGTGTCGGCCGCCGCCCGGCGCCGGATCACCGAGTTGCTGCCCGCGGCCGCCAACCGCCCCGCCGACGAGGTCGCCCGGCTGGCCCGGGACATCCTGATCCTGGCGGTGCCGGACGACGCGCTGGCCGGGGTGGTGGGCGGGCTGGCCCGCACCGGCGCGCTGCACGGCGGCCAGGTCGTCGCGCACACCTCGGGCGCGCACGGACTGGCCGTGCTGTCCCCGGCGACCGCCGTGGGCGCCCGGCCGCTGGCCCTGCACCCGGCCATGACCTTCACCGGCACCGCGGACGACCTGGCCCGGCTGCCCGGCGTCTCGTACGGGGTGACCGCGCCGGACGGGCTGCGCCCGCTGGCCGCGCGCCTGGTCGCCGATCTCGGTGGGGTGCCCGAGTGGATCGCCGAGGACGACCGGCCGATGTACCACGCCGCCCTGGCGCACGGGGCCAATCACCTGGTCACGCTCGTGAACGAGGCGGTGGACCGGCTGCGGGACGCGGGCGTGGCCGATCCGGCCCGGGTGCTGGCCCCGCTGCTGGGCGCCGCGCTCGACAACGCCCTGCGGCTCGGCGACGCCGCGTTGACCGGTCCGGTCTCCCGGGGCGACGCGGGCACCGTGGCCCGGCACCTGGACCGGCTGGCGGCCAGCGCCCCCGAGTCGGTGCCGGCGTACCTGGCGCTGGCCCGGCGGACCGCCGGCCGGGCCATCGACGCCGGCCGGCTGCGCCCGGTGGACGCGGTGGCGCTGCTGGAGGTGCTGGCCGACCGGCAGCGGGAGACCGTGGCGTGA
- a CDS encoding glycine betaine ABC transporter substrate-binding protein, translating into MRSRNRIALGAAGALAAAGILSGCGGAGSSGTQAPQTGGTAGAGCAPVAGDQLVVLDDDKKLQNTDNVIPAINSKVANPQLIAALDKVSDALDTDKLIQLNKAVDIDRKTPKVAAEEFAAANNLTAGIEKGAGGQITVGAANFSENQILGELYAIALTAAGYEVKVQQIGNRELYEPALEKNQIQVVPEYAATMADFLSGKAGGASASPISSTDLDQTVSGLTAAGEKVGLTFGKPSQAQDQNAFAVTKEFADKYGVKTLSELASKCSGSATVLAGPPECPQRPKCQAGLVEVYDFKAGSFSSLDAGGPQTKSALKTGAASVGLVFSSDGSLAAG; encoded by the coding sequence ATGCGCTCACGTAACCGAATCGCCCTGGGTGCCGCGGGAGCTCTGGCCGCGGCCGGGATCCTCAGCGGCTGCGGAGGTGCCGGGTCCTCCGGCACCCAGGCGCCGCAGACCGGCGGTACGGCCGGCGCCGGCTGCGCCCCGGTGGCCGGCGACCAGCTCGTCGTGCTGGACGACGACAAGAAGCTGCAGAACACCGACAACGTCATCCCGGCGATCAACAGCAAGGTGGCCAACCCGCAGCTGATCGCGGCGCTGGACAAGGTCTCCGACGCCCTCGACACCGACAAGCTGATCCAGCTCAACAAGGCCGTCGACATCGACCGCAAGACCCCGAAGGTCGCGGCCGAGGAGTTCGCGGCGGCGAACAACCTGACCGCGGGCATCGAAAAGGGCGCCGGCGGGCAGATCACGGTCGGCGCCGCCAACTTCAGCGAGAACCAGATCCTCGGCGAGCTGTACGCGATCGCGCTGACGGCCGCCGGCTACGAGGTCAAGGTGCAGCAGATCGGCAACCGGGAGCTGTACGAGCCGGCGCTGGAGAAGAACCAGATCCAGGTCGTCCCCGAGTACGCGGCCACGATGGCCGACTTCCTGTCCGGCAAGGCCGGCGGGGCGAGCGCCTCGCCGATCTCCTCGACCGATCTGGACCAGACGGTGAGCGGCCTCACCGCGGCCGGCGAGAAGGTCGGCCTGACCTTCGGCAAGCCCTCCCAGGCGCAGGACCAGAACGCCTTCGCGGTGACCAAGGAGTTCGCCGACAAGTACGGCGTCAAGACCCTCTCCGAGCTGGCCAGCAAGTGCTCCGGCTCGGCGACCGTGCTGGCCGGCCCGCCGGAGTGCCCGCAGCGGCCGAAGTGCCAGGCCGGGCTGGTCGAGGTCTACGACTTCAAGGCCGGCTCGTTCAGCTCGCTGGACGCCGGCGGCCCGCAGACCAAGTCGGCGCTGAAGACCGGTGCCGCGAGCGTCGGGCTGGTCTTCTCCTCGGACGGGTCGCTCGCGGCCGGCTGA
- the panD gene encoding aspartate 1-decarboxylase — MFRTMLKSKIHRATVTQADLHYVGSVTVDEDLLDAADLLPGEQVAIVDITNGARLETYVIPGQRGSGVIGINGAAAHLVHPGDLVILISYGQMDDATARRYRPRIVHVDARNRIIQLDADPAGAVPGMVGDPVRGDLVAGASR, encoded by the coding sequence ATGTTCCGTACGATGCTCAAGTCGAAGATCCACCGCGCCACGGTGACCCAGGCCGACCTGCACTATGTCGGATCGGTGACGGTGGACGAGGATCTGCTCGACGCCGCCGACCTGCTCCCCGGCGAGCAGGTGGCGATCGTGGACATCACCAACGGCGCCCGGCTGGAGACGTACGTGATCCCCGGCCAGCGGGGCAGCGGGGTGATCGGCATCAACGGTGCGGCGGCGCACCTGGTGCACCCGGGTGACCTGGTCATCCTCATCTCGTACGGGCAGATGGACGATGCGACGGCCCGCCGCTACCGGCCCCGGATCGTGCACGTGGACGCGCGCAACCGGATAATCCAGCTCGACGCCGACCCGGCCGGGGCGGTGCCCGGAATGGTCGGCGACCCGGTCCGCGGTGATCTCGTGGCGGGCGCCAGCCGCTGA
- the panC gene encoding pantoate--beta-alanine ligase, which produces MTRTVHTRVDLAAARDSLPGRVAVVMTMGALHAGHEELLRTARQQADHLIVTVFVNPLQFGPNEDFDRYPRTLDADLEVCRRAGADLVFAPSVTEMYPGGQPAVRVLPGTLGEELEGATRRGFFHGVLTVVLKLLNLVRPDLAFFGEKDYQQLTLVRRMARDLDVPVRIVGVPTVREPDGLAMSSRNRYLSAPERRTALALSAALRAGAAAAAGGLDNEAVLATAHRVFAETGPDARLDYLVLTDPDLEPGPPPGPARLLVAAWVGRTRLIDNMPIHLAGPDGPVNP; this is translated from the coding sequence GTGACCCGTACCGTGCACACCCGCGTCGACCTCGCGGCCGCGCGGGACTCGCTCCCGGGCCGGGTGGCCGTGGTGATGACCATGGGCGCCCTGCACGCGGGGCACGAGGAGTTGCTGCGCACCGCCCGGCAGCAGGCCGACCACCTGATCGTGACCGTCTTCGTCAACCCGCTGCAGTTCGGCCCGAACGAGGACTTCGACCGGTACCCCCGGACCCTGGACGCGGACCTGGAGGTCTGCCGGCGGGCCGGCGCCGACCTGGTCTTCGCGCCCAGCGTGACGGAGATGTATCCGGGCGGCCAGCCGGCGGTGCGGGTGCTGCCCGGGACGCTGGGCGAGGAGCTGGAGGGCGCCACCCGCCGGGGCTTCTTCCACGGGGTGCTCACGGTGGTGCTGAAGCTGCTCAACCTGGTCCGCCCGGACCTGGCGTTCTTCGGCGAGAAGGACTACCAGCAGCTGACCCTGGTCCGCCGGATGGCGCGCGACCTGGACGTCCCGGTCCGGATAGTCGGCGTGCCCACGGTGCGGGAGCCGGACGGTCTGGCGATGTCCAGCCGGAACCGCTACCTGTCGGCGCCGGAGCGGCGCACCGCGCTGGCGCTGTCCGCGGCGCTGCGCGCCGGTGCCGCGGCCGCGGCCGGCGGACTGGACAACGAGGCCGTGCTGGCCACCGCGCACCGGGTGTTCGCCGAGACCGGCCCGGACGCCCGGTTGGACTACCTGGTGCTGACCGACCCCGACCTGGAGCCGGGTCCGCCGCCCGGTCCGGCCCGGCTGCTCGTGGCCGCCTGGGTGGGCCGGACCCGGCTCATCGACAACATGCCGATCCACCTCGCCGGGCCCGACGGCCCGGTCAACCCTTGA
- a CDS encoding septum formation family protein has product MRRLMVGVSALLAGLVLAGCGAPAGLDGDLLDDWKPMGEPEAFVPPAGVCYPDDFAETAYVSSFTPVDCTSSHRFETVHVGTFTGAVADRAKPPAQGSADLRSAFNACDGKASDYVGAQWRSARLWLGVAIPSAPAWGSGARWYRCDLVEVSEISDEEGEPVTRTASLKGALTGDSPLLLRCFVVQLDAQGGVFAVKPTDCKAKHNAEYVGVWSSPAASFPAKDRDWLPFYGGCRAAVGRYVGVPVDGMLQYRTGVLTLPAPRPDWQAGNHGVRCYLWMRNRDLDRSLKDAGTAGLPIQYR; this is encoded by the coding sequence ATGCGTCGTTTGATGGTTGGCGTGTCGGCCCTGCTGGCCGGGCTGGTCCTGGCCGGCTGTGGTGCTCCGGCGGGCCTCGACGGTGACCTGCTGGACGACTGGAAGCCGATGGGCGAGCCGGAGGCGTTCGTGCCGCCCGCCGGGGTCTGCTACCCGGACGACTTCGCCGAGACCGCATACGTCTCCTCGTTCACCCCGGTCGACTGCACGAGCAGCCATCGCTTCGAGACCGTCCACGTGGGCACCTTCACGGGCGCGGTCGCCGACCGGGCCAAGCCGCCGGCGCAGGGCTCGGCCGATCTGCGGTCGGCGTTCAACGCCTGCGACGGCAAGGCGAGCGACTACGTCGGCGCGCAGTGGCGGTCCGCTCGGCTCTGGCTGGGCGTGGCCATCCCGTCCGCACCCGCCTGGGGCAGCGGTGCCCGGTGGTACCGCTGCGACCTGGTCGAGGTCAGCGAGATCTCGGACGAGGAGGGCGAGCCGGTGACCCGTACGGCGAGCCTGAAGGGTGCCCTCACCGGCGACTCTCCGCTGCTGCTTCGCTGTTTCGTCGTGCAACTCGACGCCCAGGGTGGCGTGTTCGCGGTCAAGCCGACCGACTGCAAGGCCAAGCACAACGCCGAGTACGTGGGGGTCTGGTCGTCGCCGGCCGCCTCGTTCCCGGCCAAGGACCGCGACTGGCTGCCGTTCTACGGCGGGTGCCGGGCGGCGGTGGGGCGCTACGTCGGCGTGCCGGTCGACGGCATGCTGCAGTACCGTACCGGCGTGCTGACCCTGCCGGCGCCGCGCCCGGACTGGCAGGCCGGCAACCACGGCGTGCGGTGCTACCTGTGGATGCGCAACCGGGACCTGGACCGGTCGCTCAAGGACGCCGGCACCGCCGGGCTGCCCATCCAGTACCGCTGA
- a CDS encoding L-aspartate oxidase, giving the protein MPELPTLLAAAPPGWVETTDVVVVGSGIAGLTAALHLRAAGLHVTVVTKVNIDDGSTRWAQGGIAAVLDPLDTPAAHAADTEIAGVGLCDPAAVRVLVEEGPTQLRELIRIGAQFDRNPDGSFMLTREGGHHADRIVHAGGDATGAEVQRALHQAVTRDPWIRLVEHALVLDLLTDAAGRACGVTLHVLGEGSEDGVGAVLGRAVVLATGGMGQVFAATTNPVVSTGDGVALALRAGAAVTDLEFVQFHPTALVVGAGAGDPARSAQQPLVSEALRGEGAHLVDGDGKRFMVGQHELAELAPRDVVAKAIHRVLLASGADHVYLDARHLGGEFLANRFPTIVASCHAAGIDPATELIPVSPAAHYASGGVRTDLHGRTSLPGLYACGEVACTGVHGANRLASNSLLEGLVFARRIAEDIAHGLPPRTEPAPAGAWRGGAGWVVDAGIRPRLARAMSRGSGVLRSAGTLRATGGELTELGATRATPRTASWEATNLLTVACAVAGAAYARQETRGCHWREDHPAAVDGWRGHLVGAMRDGTLRHAWEGLA; this is encoded by the coding sequence ATGCCAGAGCTGCCGACCCTGTTGGCGGCCGCCCCACCGGGTTGGGTGGAGACCACCGACGTGGTGGTGGTCGGCTCCGGCATCGCCGGGTTGACCGCCGCCCTGCACCTGCGGGCCGCCGGACTGCACGTGACGGTGGTGACGAAGGTCAACATCGACGACGGGTCGACCCGGTGGGCGCAGGGCGGGATCGCGGCCGTGCTGGACCCGCTGGACACCCCGGCCGCGCACGCCGCGGACACCGAGATCGCCGGCGTCGGGCTCTGCGACCCGGCCGCGGTCCGGGTCCTGGTCGAGGAGGGCCCGACCCAGTTGCGCGAGCTGATCCGGATCGGCGCGCAGTTCGACCGCAATCCGGACGGCTCGTTCATGCTCACCCGGGAGGGCGGACACCACGCGGACCGCATCGTGCACGCGGGCGGCGACGCCACCGGGGCCGAGGTGCAGCGCGCGTTGCACCAGGCGGTGACCCGGGACCCGTGGATCCGGCTGGTGGAGCACGCGCTCGTGCTCGACCTGCTGACCGACGCCGCCGGCCGGGCGTGCGGGGTCACCCTGCACGTGCTGGGTGAGGGCAGCGAGGACGGGGTGGGCGCGGTGCTCGGCCGCGCGGTGGTGCTGGCCACCGGCGGGATGGGCCAGGTCTTCGCGGCCACCACGAACCCGGTGGTCTCGACCGGCGACGGGGTGGCGCTCGCGCTGCGGGCCGGCGCCGCCGTGACCGACCTGGAGTTCGTGCAGTTCCATCCCACCGCGCTGGTGGTGGGCGCCGGCGCCGGGGATCCGGCCCGGTCGGCCCAGCAGCCGCTGGTGTCCGAGGCGCTTCGGGGGGAGGGCGCCCACCTGGTCGACGGCGACGGCAAGCGGTTCATGGTCGGCCAGCACGAGTTGGCCGAGCTGGCGCCGCGGGACGTGGTGGCCAAGGCCATCCACCGGGTGTTGCTGGCCAGCGGTGCCGACCACGTCTACCTGGACGCCCGGCACCTGGGCGGGGAGTTCCTGGCCAACCGGTTCCCCACCATCGTGGCGTCATGCCACGCGGCCGGCATCGACCCGGCCACCGAGCTGATCCCGGTCTCCCCGGCCGCGCACTACGCCTCCGGGGGCGTCCGTACCGACCTGCACGGCCGGACCTCGCTTCCCGGCCTGTACGCCTGCGGCGAGGTGGCCTGCACCGGCGTGCACGGCGCGAACCGGCTGGCCAGCAATTCGCTGCTGGAGGGCCTGGTGTTCGCCCGGCGGATCGCCGAGGACATCGCCCACGGGCTGCCCCCGCGGACCGAGCCGGCGCCGGCCGGCGCGTGGCGCGGCGGGGCCGGCTGGGTGGTGGACGCCGGGATCCGGCCCCGACTGGCCCGCGCGATGAGCCGTGGCTCCGGCGTGCTCCGCTCGGCCGGGACGCTGCGGGCCACCGGCGGCGAACTCACCGAACTCGGGGCCACCCGGGCGACCCCGCGGACCGCGAGCTGGGAGGCGACGAACCTGCTCACGGTCGCCTGCGCGGTGGCCGGGGCGGCGTACGCCCGGCAGGAGACCCGGGGCTGCCACTGGCGGGAGGATCACCCGGCGGCCGTGGACGGCTGGCGCGGGCATCTGGTGGGCGCCATGCGGGACGGGACCCTCCGACACGCCTGGGAAGGGTTGGCATGA
- a CDS encoding NADH-quinone oxidoreductase subunit D, producing the protein MAVMTSDAGPRRELTVGTGAGLLTDAAGDERQLGADMVLNIGPQHPSTHGVLRLKLVLDGERVVSCEPIVGYMHRGAEKLFEVRDYRQIIMLANRHDWLSAFANELGVALAVERLMGIEVPERAVWLRTALAELNRVLNHLMFLGSYPLEIGAITPVFYSFRERETIQAVMEEVSGGRIHYMFNRVGGLKEEVPAGWTGRARAAVDQVRRRMPDLDRLIRRNEIFLARTVGVGVLPAATAAAFGASGPVARASGLDLDLRRDEPYLAYGALDVPVVTKTAGDCHARFEVLLDQVYVSLDLAQRCLDEVDRLTGPVNVRLPKVVRAPEGHTYAWTENPLGINGYYLVSRGEKTPWRMKLRTASYANVQALSTLLPGCLVPDLIAILGSMFFVVGDIDK; encoded by the coding sequence ATGGCGGTCATGACCTCCGATGCCGGCCCGAGGCGCGAGTTGACCGTCGGCACCGGTGCCGGGCTGCTCACCGACGCCGCTGGCGACGAACGGCAGCTCGGCGCCGACATGGTGCTGAACATCGGCCCGCAGCACCCGTCCACCCACGGGGTGCTGCGACTCAAGCTGGTGCTCGACGGCGAACGCGTGGTCTCCTGCGAGCCGATCGTCGGCTACATGCACCGGGGCGCCGAGAAGCTGTTCGAGGTGCGCGACTACCGGCAGATCATCATGCTGGCCAACCGGCACGACTGGCTGTCGGCCTTCGCCAACGAGCTGGGCGTGGCGCTGGCCGTGGAGCGGCTGATGGGCATCGAGGTGCCGGAGCGCGCGGTGTGGCTGCGCACCGCGCTGGCCGAACTCAACCGGGTGCTGAACCACCTGATGTTCCTCGGCTCGTACCCGCTGGAGATCGGCGCCATCACGCCGGTCTTCTACTCGTTCCGGGAACGCGAGACCATCCAGGCCGTCATGGAGGAGGTCTCCGGCGGTCGGATCCACTACATGTTCAACCGGGTCGGCGGGCTCAAGGAGGAGGTACCGGCCGGCTGGACCGGCCGGGCCCGCGCGGCCGTCGACCAGGTACGCCGCCGGATGCCCGACCTGGACCGGCTGATCCGGCGGAACGAGATCTTCCTGGCCCGTACGGTCGGGGTGGGTGTCCTTCCCGCCGCCACCGCGGCCGCGTTCGGCGCCTCCGGGCCGGTGGCCCGGGCCTCCGGCCTCGACCTGGACCTGCGCCGGGACGAGCCGTACCTGGCGTACGGCGCGCTGGACGTGCCGGTGGTGACCAAGACGGCCGGCGACTGCCACGCCCGGTTCGAGGTGCTGCTGGATCAGGTGTACGTCTCCCTGGACCTCGCGCAGCGGTGCCTCGACGAGGTCGACCGGCTCACCGGCCCGGTCAACGTGCGGCTGCCCAAGGTGGTGCGGGCCCCCGAGGGGCACACGTACGCCTGGACCGAGAACCCGCTCGGGATCAACGGCTACTACCTGGTGTCCCGGGGTGAGAAGACGCCCTGGCGGATGAAGCTGCGCACCGCCTCGTACGCGAACGTCCAGGCGCTGTCCACGCTGCTGCCCGGCTGCCTGGTGCCGGACCTCATCGCGATCCTCGGCTCGATGTTCTTCGTCGTCGGCGACATCGACAAATAA
- a CDS encoding class I SAM-dependent methyltransferase has translation MTEQALSFGAAATEYDRFRPPYPADAVRWALAGCAAGSRVVDLGAGTGILSRAVLAIGHRVTPVEPDPGMRTRLAAATPGTTPLAGTAEDVPLPDESADAVLAGQAYHWFDRERAHREIARVLRRGGTFAPIWNTRDERIPWLAELGRVMGSRNGTGDLVEKITDFGSDFGPVELAQFTHSTTLRPQEVVGMAHTRSSWLTAGPDERAGIDRDLHTLLTTHPDLAGRATIELPYRTLVFRSTRR, from the coding sequence GTGACCGAACAGGCCCTCTCCTTCGGCGCCGCGGCGACCGAGTACGACCGGTTCCGCCCGCCCTATCCGGCCGACGCCGTGCGGTGGGCATTGGCGGGCTGCGCCGCCGGCTCGCGGGTGGTGGATCTCGGCGCGGGGACCGGCATCCTCAGCCGGGCCGTCCTGGCCATCGGTCACCGGGTAACCCCGGTCGAACCCGATCCGGGCATGCGGACCCGGCTGGCCGCCGCCACCCCGGGAACGACGCCGCTGGCCGGCACGGCGGAGGACGTACCGCTGCCGGACGAATCGGCGGACGCGGTGCTGGCCGGGCAGGCGTACCACTGGTTCGACCGGGAGCGCGCGCACCGCGAGATCGCCCGGGTGCTGCGCCGGGGCGGGACGTTCGCGCCGATCTGGAACACCCGCGACGAGCGGATCCCGTGGCTGGCCGAACTGGGCCGGGTCATGGGGTCACGCAACGGCACCGGGGATCTGGTCGAGAAGATCACCGACTTCGGGTCGGACTTCGGGCCGGTGGAGTTGGCCCAGTTCACCCACTCGACCACGCTGCGACCGCAGGAGGTGGTCGGGATGGCGCACACCCGGTCGTCCTGGTTGACCGCCGGGCCGGATGAGCGGGCCGGGATCGATCGGGACCTGCACACCCTGCTCACCACCCACCCGGACCTCGCCGGGCGGGCAACGATCGAGCTGCCGTACCGGACGCTGGTCTTCCGATCCACCCGGCGCTGA